The proteins below are encoded in one region of Bacteroides uniformis:
- a CDS encoding RagB/SusD family nutrient uptake outer membrane protein: MKIMKYMMQVLLAGGLLTSCIEDADVTAYLTEDQLGNVAQEDPDKAFSAAVAGMYTDMQQYVDVNMSHNYFGQKSFDYLTSLMGNDMIMTGRFAMSMYHYLLDYWQQNYTPTNNRWKEYYRVIANANNILKLIDPSSEDPANLKYRAIALGFRGYAYLQLTYLYQHSYYTGADGTKWGRGEKYDFSQSPCVPLITEDTEGDQPRATVAQIYEQIKSDLTTAFDLFKNLDMTRTSSPTDMDGCVVAMHLARANMVIHEWDEAIKYAQVVIDNFPILQSEDQILQGFSNISLPDVVFGCDITADNSTTYMSFFSQMDTYGDGYAGIGVWRAAFKPLVDRIADTDIRLQWFCCDRSTGVTDASGNRITLIRDTQSPVAVEYQAVKFIGTGRDNIKAGVFSGWELGDYIYLRSEEAYMIKMEALAHKGSAEAVTELNSFMKTRQPDYNYTFTNKADLIEEIIYQKRVEFWGEGLEYIDNRRLNIPVDRTDETWGAENNNHLSAGKFRYNQEDRPFLYQLPLSEIENNSQLSPSDQN; the protein is encoded by the coding sequence ATGAAGATAATGAAATATATGATGCAGGTGCTTCTTGCTGGAGGCCTGCTTACATCTTGCATTGAAGATGCTGATGTTACCGCTTATTTGACTGAAGACCAACTGGGCAATGTGGCTCAGGAAGATCCTGATAAGGCTTTTTCAGCTGCTGTGGCAGGTATGTATACTGATATGCAACAGTATGTTGACGTCAATATGAGTCACAACTATTTCGGTCAAAAGAGTTTTGATTACTTAACATCGCTGATGGGCAACGATATGATTATGACCGGACGTTTCGCCATGAGTATGTATCATTATTTGCTGGATTACTGGCAACAGAACTATACTCCGACCAACAACCGTTGGAAAGAGTACTATCGCGTCATAGCCAATGCCAACAATATCCTCAAGCTGATTGACCCCAGCAGTGAAGATCCCGCCAATTTGAAATATCGTGCCATTGCCCTTGGTTTCCGTGGCTATGCCTACTTACAATTGACTTACTTATATCAGCATTCCTACTATACCGGTGCGGATGGAACGAAATGGGGCCGTGGAGAGAAATATGACTTCTCCCAGTCTCCGTGTGTACCGCTTATTACAGAGGATACAGAAGGTGACCAGCCACGTGCTACTGTAGCCCAAATCTATGAACAAATCAAGAGTGACCTTACTACTGCTTTCGACTTGTTCAAGAATTTGGATATGACGCGTACTTCCTCACCCACTGATATGGATGGCTGCGTGGTAGCTATGCATTTGGCTCGTGCAAATATGGTTATCCATGAATGGGATGAGGCGATAAAGTATGCGCAAGTGGTGATTGATAATTTCCCTATATTGCAGAGTGAAGACCAGATACTCCAGGGATTCAGTAATATCAGCTTACCGGATGTAGTATTCGGATGTGATATTACAGCAGACAATAGTACGACTTATATGTCTTTCTTCTCGCAGATGGATACTTATGGTGATGGGTATGCCGGCATCGGTGTATGGCGCGCTGCCTTTAAGCCATTAGTAGACCGTATCGCGGATACTGATATCCGTCTGCAATGGTTCTGCTGCGACCGTTCTACAGGTGTAACAGATGCTTCCGGTAATCGTATAACATTGATTCGTGACACTCAGTCTCCAGTTGCCGTGGAATACCAAGCTGTAAAATTTATCGGTACAGGTCGTGATAACATCAAGGCCGGTGTGTTCAGCGGATGGGAACTGGGAGATTATATTTACCTGCGTTCAGAAGAAGCTTACATGATAAAAATGGAAGCTTTGGCTCACAAGGGTTCTGCAGAAGCTGTGACTGAACTGAATAGCTTTATGAAGACTCGTCAGCCCGATTATAATTACACTTTCACGAACAAGGCTGACCTGATAGAGGAAATCATTTATCAGAAACGTGTAGAGTTCTGGGGTGAAGGTTTGGAATATATTGATAATCGTCGTTTGAATATTCCTGTAGATCGTACAGATGAAACTTGGGGCGCAGAAAATAATAATCACCTCTCTGCCGGTAAGTTCCGTTATAACCAAGAAGACAGGCCGTTCCTTTACCAATTACCTCTCTCTGAAATAGAGAATAATTCTCAGCTTTCTCCGAGCGACCAGAATTAA
- a CDS encoding SusC/RagA family TonB-linked outer membrane protein gives MKRKLMLLLACLFVGIGLVTAQTQKVTGVVISEEDGQPVIGASVLVKGTQIGAITGVDGDFTLPNVPSSAKTLVISYIGMKTQEVVIKPSVKVVMMPDTEILDEVTVVAYGTKRKQDLVGSISSVKNEIISNSQATSVSNALEGAVAGLQVVSSSGQPGQDANIVLRGIGSISASNNALIVVDGVPFNGKLSDINPTDIASVNVSKDAVSNSLYGSRAAGGVVMITTKTGRKDKVAINFNGSWGVAQRAYKDYDMATDPGEFYRLSWYGLRNTYWAAGKSIEDSNLAASQDLLGELGNYNAYIIPQGEYLVTPDGKLNPNARLRYNDSFADALFDNAFRQEYNVSASGGNDRTDYYVSMGFLDNDSYVLGSSYERFTARANVNSQLKSWLKVGTNVGYSKATQNGVQENAGAASNPFEVARSWAPIFPVHAYDAEGNMKYYEDGNPMYDAGNGETDGTSKRPTATNQNVIANMKEDIRETVYNNLTSRSYLEISFLKNFKFTANYSYDFTNSSQTVFYTPLIGDGQSFGGRGTKGSYNTTTTNFNQILAYSNVFGDNHHLSAKIGHEYYKYEYQYLAGQKTNFFNPNNPELDNGGQMQYINSYTANHNIEGYFGMADYDYSNKYYLSAAFRRDGTSRFLDRWGNFWSVGAAWRISNEAFMEGTNSWLNDLKLRASYGTQGNESILSEYDYAYVYTPYQDQYTVTWNGSELGYSPEFYGNPDLTWEKQKTFDVGVDFRLFDRVYGSFEYFYRRTDDMLFKRPVAYSTAGRPYNWENLGAMKNTGIEFEVNVDIFNQPDLKWTVSLVGSHYKNRIVTLPEENRENGITSGPFNLREGKSRFEYYTYMYAGMDEKGNAMWYMDETNEKGEVTGRTTTTTYADATRYFIGKSALPDFNGGLSTTFSYKGIDLSIATAFQIGGYAYDYSYLSGMSSSFYVGHNKDMWKTFNPETGQGSLPIWNADNASNSFTQQSDLNLIKASYFSIRNITLGYTLPKNLMRKLGVEKLRIYATADNLGLWSKRQGFDPRVAMAGSDDEYGGYSPMRVISGGINLTF, from the coding sequence ATGAAAAGAAAATTAATGCTGTTATTGGCCTGTCTTTTTGTCGGAATAGGCCTAGTAACTGCCCAAACCCAGAAGGTTACAGGTGTTGTAATTTCTGAAGAAGACGGGCAGCCAGTTATTGGAGCCTCTGTATTGGTAAAAGGTACACAAATTGGTGCTATTACCGGTGTAGATGGTGATTTTACATTACCAAACGTACCAAGTTCCGCGAAAACTCTGGTGATTTCGTACATCGGTATGAAGACTCAAGAAGTGGTAATCAAACCGAGCGTAAAAGTGGTTATGATGCCTGATACAGAGATACTTGATGAAGTAACAGTAGTGGCTTATGGCACTAAACGTAAACAAGATTTGGTGGGTTCTATCAGCAGTGTAAAGAATGAGATTATCAGTAATTCACAAGCTACATCCGTGTCCAATGCACTAGAAGGAGCTGTGGCTGGTTTGCAAGTTGTAAGTTCTTCCGGCCAGCCGGGACAAGATGCCAATATCGTATTACGCGGTATCGGTTCTATTTCGGCCAGCAACAATGCACTGATTGTAGTAGATGGTGTGCCCTTCAACGGCAAGTTGTCGGATATCAACCCTACAGACATTGCTTCAGTGAACGTGTCGAAAGATGCTGTATCCAACTCTTTGTATGGTTCCCGTGCAGCAGGTGGTGTGGTCATGATTACTACCAAGACCGGACGCAAAGACAAGGTGGCCATCAACTTTAACGGTTCCTGGGGTGTGGCACAGCGTGCGTACAAGGACTATGATATGGCTACTGATCCGGGAGAGTTCTACCGTTTGTCTTGGTATGGTCTTCGTAACACCTATTGGGCGGCTGGAAAATCCATTGAAGACTCTAATTTAGCAGCCAGTCAGGATTTGCTGGGCGAACTGGGTAATTACAATGCTTATATCATCCCGCAAGGAGAGTATCTGGTAACACCAGATGGAAAACTTAACCCTAATGCACGTCTGCGTTATAATGATTCGTTTGCCGATGCCTTGTTCGACAATGCCTTCCGTCAAGAGTATAATGTATCTGCATCGGGTGGTAATGACCGCACAGATTACTATGTATCTATGGGCTTTCTGGACAATGACTCTTATGTGCTAGGTTCTTCTTATGAGCGCTTTACGGCTCGTGCCAACGTTAACTCTCAGTTGAAATCCTGGTTGAAGGTAGGTACCAATGTAGGGTATTCCAAAGCAACTCAGAATGGTGTACAAGAGAATGCCGGAGCTGCCTCCAATCCTTTTGAGGTGGCACGATCTTGGGCTCCTATCTTCCCGGTTCATGCCTATGATGCAGAAGGTAATATGAAATATTATGAGGACGGAAATCCTATGTATGATGCCGGAAACGGTGAGACAGACGGTACATCTAAACGTCCTACGGCTACTAACCAGAATGTGATAGCCAATATGAAAGAGGATATTCGTGAAACTGTGTACAATAATCTGACTTCACGCTCGTATCTGGAAATCTCGTTCTTGAAGAATTTCAAGTTTACAGCAAACTACAGTTATGATTTCACGAACAGTAGCCAGACAGTATTCTACACTCCGCTCATCGGTGACGGACAGTCTTTCGGTGGTCGTGGTACAAAAGGAAGCTACAACACTACGACTACCAACTTCAACCAGATTCTGGCCTACAGCAATGTATTTGGCGATAACCACCACTTGTCGGCCAAGATAGGTCACGAGTACTATAAGTATGAATATCAGTATTTAGCAGGACAGAAGACCAACTTCTTTAATCCGAACAATCCGGAACTGGACAACGGTGGACAAATGCAATACATTAACAGCTACACGGCAAACCATAACATCGAGGGGTATTTCGGTATGGCAGACTACGACTATAGCAACAAATATTATCTTTCTGCAGCCTTCCGTCGCGACGGTACTTCTCGCTTCTTAGACCGCTGGGGTAATTTCTGGTCGGTAGGTGCCGCTTGGCGTATTTCCAACGAAGCATTCATGGAGGGTACAAACTCTTGGTTGAACGACTTGAAACTGCGTGCGTCTTATGGTACCCAAGGTAATGAAAGCATCCTTTCGGAGTATGACTATGCCTATGTGTACACGCCTTATCAAGACCAATACACAGTTACTTGGAATGGTTCAGAGTTGGGTTATTCACCGGAATTCTACGGTAATCCGGACCTGACTTGGGAAAAGCAGAAGACTTTTGACGTGGGAGTGGATTTCCGTCTATTCGACAGAGTATACGGTTCATTCGAATATTTTTATCGTCGTACAGACGATATGCTCTTCAAGCGCCCTGTAGCTTACTCTACAGCCGGACGTCCGTATAACTGGGAAAACCTGGGTGCGATGAAAAACACTGGTATAGAGTTTGAAGTGAATGTGGATATTTTCAATCAGCCCGACCTGAAGTGGACGGTATCGCTCGTGGGGTCTCACTACAAGAACCGCATCGTGACACTGCCCGAAGAAAACCGTGAAAATGGCATCACTTCCGGTCCGTTCAACCTGCGCGAAGGTAAGAGCCGCTTTGAATACTATACTTATATGTATGCCGGTATGGATGAAAAAGGAAATGCCATGTGGTACATGGATGAGACAAACGAGAAAGGGGAAGTGACAGGCCGTACTACCACCACCACTTATGCAGACGCAACCCGCTACTTCATTGGAAAATCTGCACTGCCCGATTTCAACGGTGGTTTGAGCACTACTTTCTCTTACAAGGGAATTGACCTTTCTATAGCAACGGCTTTCCAAATTGGTGGCTATGCTTATGACTATTCTTATCTGTCCGGTATGAGCTCTTCATTCTACGTAGGTCATAATAAGGATATGTGGAAAACATTCAACCCTGAGACCGGTCAAGGTTCACTTCCTATTTGGAATGCTGACAATGCTTCCAACTCTTTCACTCAGCAATCAGACCTCAATCTGATAAAGGCCAGCTACTTCAGCATCCGTAACATCACTTTGGGCTACACATTGCCGAAGAACCTGATGCGGAAATTGGGTGTTGAGAAACTGCGTATCTATGCTACGGCAGATAATCTCGGCTTGTGGTCCAAACGTCAGGGATTTGACCCTCGTGTAGCAATGGCTGGTTCTGATGATGAATATGGAGGCTATTCTCCGATGCGTGTGATTTCCGGAGGTATCAACCTTACATTCTAA
- a CDS encoding MarC family protein, with translation MDTILPFALLCFTSFFTLTNPLGTMPVFLTMTHGMTDRERQSVVSRATLVAFITIMVFTFAGQFLFKFFGISTNGFRIAGGVIIFKIGFDMLQARYTPMKLKDEEIKTYADDISITPLGIPMLCGPGAIANAIVLMQDAHTIQMKGVLIGMIAFIYLITFFILRASTRLVKILGETGNNVMMRLMGLILMVIAVECFVSGVKPILVDILKEGGIPSLAHLL, from the coding sequence ATGGACACAATCTTACCTTTCGCTTTACTTTGTTTTACCTCCTTCTTTACGTTGACAAACCCTCTCGGCACCATGCCGGTGTTTTTGACCATGACGCATGGAATGACAGACCGTGAACGGCAGTCGGTAGTATCGCGCGCCACTTTGGTTGCCTTTATTACGATTATGGTTTTTACGTTTGCGGGACAGTTCCTCTTTAAATTCTTCGGTATCTCTACCAATGGCTTCCGTATTGCCGGTGGAGTTATTATCTTTAAGATTGGCTTCGATATGCTGCAAGCCCGTTATACCCCAATGAAGCTGAAAGACGAGGAAATCAAGACTTATGCCGATGATATTTCCATTACTCCTCTTGGAATTCCGATGCTTTGTGGTCCTGGTGCCATAGCCAATGCCATTGTGCTGATGCAGGATGCCCATACCATTCAGATGAAAGGAGTTCTTATAGGAATGATTGCCTTTATTTATCTGATTACCTTTTTCATATTGCGTGCTTCCACGCGGTTGGTCAAAATCCTGGGTGAGACGGGAAACAATGTGATGATGCGCCTGATGGGACTTATCCTGATGGTTATTGCCGTTGAGTGTTTTGTCAGCGGAGTGAAACCGATATTGGTGGATATATTGAAAGAAGGAGGCATACCATCACTGGCACACCTCCTCTAA
- a CDS encoding RagB/SusD family nutrient uptake outer membrane protein, whose translation MKILKTLYTATLCAAMAVSTSSCLNSWLDQSPADGIDAETAIKNSDDLANVRTGLYAAVKGNSSLINYYGRLMFVYGDMRGEDIQYEYNGGSGRANFYYYMEYTTADNFTTSTAVWQMPYVVIARANRLIQAAESGNLTDAAEAKATIDQYDAEAKVLRAMALFDLTRIYGKPYTVDQGSSLGVPIATSPLESTEKPSRSTVAQCYEAIEKDLTDAINSNALPKTNEVGYVNLWAAKALQVRVYMTKGEWSKALSVAEDIISNSSYKLWEPSEYVAAWSKSDANHSKEIMFEISINNNTDWTDREGIAYLYADKAGASPGYGDVIVTKDFSDMLTSDPADIRNDILLAAAAGGFDKRKVYINKMPAVNGDVRYSNVPLLRLSEVYLSAAEAAFQAGDKNKAANLLNDIISNRTTDESKQVTSGNITLDRIYIERRKELVGEGQRYFDVMRRGETVTRYTDVNDRGWHDVLSEEARTFNRDSKKALPLIPVGEINANPNIEQNPGY comes from the coding sequence ATGAAAATATTAAAGACATTATACACAGCAACGCTTTGCGCAGCTATGGCAGTCAGCACTTCATCATGCCTCAACAGTTGGCTGGATCAGTCACCCGCAGACGGAATAGATGCTGAAACCGCAATCAAGAACAGCGATGATTTGGCCAATGTGCGGACGGGACTTTATGCTGCCGTTAAAGGTAACAGTAGCCTGATTAATTATTATGGACGCCTCATGTTCGTATACGGTGACATGAGAGGGGAAGATATCCAATATGAATATAACGGTGGAAGTGGAAGAGCAAACTTCTACTACTATATGGAATATACAACTGCCGACAATTTCACCACCTCAACAGCCGTATGGCAGATGCCTTATGTAGTCATAGCACGCGCCAACCGTCTGATTCAGGCAGCAGAAAGTGGCAACCTGACCGACGCGGCAGAGGCAAAAGCCACTATTGACCAATATGATGCAGAAGCAAAAGTTCTGCGCGCCATGGCACTGTTTGACCTTACACGTATCTACGGTAAACCTTATACGGTAGATCAAGGCAGCTCACTCGGTGTGCCCATCGCTACCTCCCCGCTGGAATCGACAGAAAAGCCAAGCCGCAGCACGGTAGCCCAATGTTATGAGGCAATTGAAAAGGATTTGACAGATGCAATCAACTCAAATGCACTGCCCAAAACTAATGAAGTGGGTTATGTCAACCTTTGGGCTGCCAAAGCCTTGCAGGTACGTGTATATATGACAAAAGGCGAATGGAGCAAGGCTTTATCCGTAGCTGAAGACATCATATCAAACTCGTCTTACAAACTTTGGGAACCGTCAGAATATGTTGCTGCATGGAGCAAAAGTGATGCCAATCATTCAAAAGAAATCATGTTCGAGATTTCCATCAACAACAATACTGACTGGACAGACCGTGAAGGTATTGCCTATTTATATGCCGACAAGGCTGGCGCTTCTCCCGGATATGGAGATGTAATTGTCACAAAAGACTTCTCTGACATGCTTACATCCGACCCGGCAGACATCCGTAACGACATATTATTGGCAGCGGCAGCAGGAGGATTTGACAAACGTAAAGTTTACATCAACAAAATGCCTGCTGTAAACGGAGATGTGCGTTACTCCAATGTCCCATTGCTGCGCTTGTCAGAAGTTTACTTGTCAGCAGCAGAAGCAGCGTTCCAAGCCGGAGACAAGAACAAGGCTGCCAACTTGCTGAACGATATCATCTCCAACCGCACAACGGATGAAAGCAAGCAAGTAACCAGCGGAAACATCACATTAGACCGCATCTACATCGAACGCCGCAAGGAACTTGTAGGTGAAGGACAGCGCTACTTCGATGTTATGCGCCGAGGTGAAACCGTTACACGCTACACGGACGTTAATGACAGAGGATGGCACGACGTACTGAGCGAAGAAGCGCGTACATTCAACCGCGACTCCAAGAAAGCGCTCCCGTTGATTCCCGTCGGTGAAATCAATGCCAATCCGAACATAGAACAAAATCCAGGCTATTAA
- a CDS encoding SusC/RagA family TonB-linked outer membrane protein: MYYTHCSSAKTLVISFVGMQTQEVTIKPHVKVILKSDSELLEEVVVTGYGTFKKASFTGAASTVNTSTLEDVPVLSVADKLSGNVAGVTFGSSSSNPGSVSSIRVRGMGSINAGNNPLYVIDGTPVTSGDLSEFTYSDAGTDILSSLNTNDIESITVIKDAAAASLYGSRAANGVVVITTKSGKQGKTNVSFRSDWGFSNMAIDYRPMLDGDSRRELLWTGLKNYGLYTGNMSDADAATFADQNIEDFASKPSTGWTDWKDLLFRNGSHQNYQLSVSGGNDRTKFYTSVAYTNQEGIIYKQGLERFTGNANLTHKFGDFEVQVTSQFSKVRQNKTNEATSYDGPVANYAFFQSPSSTPYNEDGTLNNGCGVFGVNPLYEREHSSDVYTLMKAFNTIKLTYNIWDKLNLSEKIAYDYAQGTNDVLWDRHSNNGAPGGVMQRIVNRNDQLNTQTQLSYINSFGLHNIDALLGFETQDTEYAFNYMAGQDYPGDLYELTNAGSTSAETNRQSYRMTSFLGRANYNYADRYYLGLSYRTDGSSRLARENRWGSFWSVSGAWRFIDESFLNPVKSVLTDGKLRVSYGVNGTQPSDYYAYMNLYKYGIIYNGQSGMSIVGIANPDLKWEKNKTWNIGLDLSFIDRISVTFDYYQRKTSDLIYDLPVSQVGGYYDGNYGYTTPQNIGSLKNSGFELTITSTNFRNKDFTWTTSLNMAHNSNKLTKLDGQQNEIVSGPLIHRVGEPYYSYYVYEYAGVDAETGKEMFYLNDGTENARKTTTNISEANKTIVGKHQASIEGGLTNNLKWKFIDLGFTFTYSLGGDAFDYSTWQHSNGGSYLYGGAVPTYYDISKMWTGPGDTNATLPKFEYGSAASLSSRWLMPTDYLRLKNLTLGVSIPQNYISKLGLSKARIYFSGSNLLTWKSKDLFVDPEMRVDGLCTFETPALRTYTFGIELNF, from the coding sequence ATATATTATACACATTGTAGTTCCGCGAAAACTCTGGTGATTTCGTTTGTTGGTATGCAAACCCAAGAAGTAACGATTAAACCTCATGTAAAGGTAATTTTGAAATCCGATTCTGAGCTGCTTGAAGAGGTTGTGGTTACCGGTTACGGTACATTTAAAAAAGCATCATTTACTGGAGCTGCTTCTACTGTAAACACTTCCACCTTGGAAGATGTACCTGTTCTTTCTGTTGCCGACAAACTTTCTGGTAATGTCGCTGGTGTTACTTTTGGCTCAAGTTCAAGTAATCCGGGTTCTGTAAGCAGTATCCGTGTACGTGGTATGGGTTCCATCAATGCCGGAAACAATCCGCTTTATGTTATTGACGGAACACCGGTCACAAGTGGAGACTTATCCGAGTTCACTTATAGTGATGCAGGAACTGATATTTTGTCTTCACTCAATACCAATGACATCGAGTCTATCACAGTTATCAAAGATGCGGCTGCTGCCTCTCTTTACGGCTCGCGTGCTGCTAACGGTGTTGTGGTCATTACGACGAAAAGCGGAAAACAAGGCAAAACAAATGTAAGTTTCCGTTCCGACTGGGGTTTCTCAAACATGGCAATAGATTATCGTCCTATGCTTGACGGTGACTCGCGCCGCGAACTCTTATGGACCGGTCTCAAGAATTACGGGTTATACACCGGAAACATGTCCGATGCAGATGCCGCAACTTTTGCAGACCAGAACATCGAGGACTTTGCTTCAAAACCCTCAACCGGATGGACGGATTGGAAAGACCTGCTTTTCCGTAACGGTTCTCATCAGAACTACCAGCTGAGCGTATCTGGTGGCAATGACCGTACCAAGTTCTACACCTCAGTAGCTTATACCAATCAGGAAGGTATCATTTACAAACAAGGTCTGGAACGTTTCACTGGTAATGCAAACCTCACTCATAAGTTTGGAGACTTTGAAGTTCAGGTTACAAGCCAATTCTCAAAAGTAAGACAAAACAAAACTAATGAAGCTACCTCCTATGATGGACCTGTGGCCAATTACGCATTCTTCCAAAGCCCCTCATCAACCCCTTATAATGAAGACGGCACATTAAACAATGGTTGCGGCGTATTTGGAGTCAATCCTTTGTATGAAAGAGAACACAGCTCTGACGTTTATACCCTGATGAAGGCATTCAATACAATCAAGTTGACCTACAATATTTGGGACAAGTTGAATTTAAGTGAAAAGATTGCTTATGATTACGCACAAGGAACCAATGACGTTCTTTGGGACAGACACTCAAACAATGGTGCCCCCGGTGGTGTCATGCAGCGTATCGTCAATCGTAATGACCAGCTGAATACACAAACCCAGCTCTCTTACATCAACTCTTTCGGTCTACACAATATTGACGCCCTGCTTGGTTTTGAAACACAAGATACGGAATATGCTTTCAACTACATGGCAGGCCAAGACTATCCGGGTGATTTGTACGAATTGACAAATGCCGGTTCAACAAGTGCCGAAACCAACAGACAGAGCTATCGCATGACTTCGTTCCTCGGACGTGCCAATTATAACTACGCAGACAGATATTATCTCGGTCTCAGCTATCGTACCGACGGAAGTTCACGTCTGGCAAGAGAAAACCGTTGGGGAAGTTTCTGGTCGGTTTCCGGAGCATGGAGATTCATAGACGAAAGTTTCCTGAATCCTGTCAAGAGTGTATTGACAGATGGAAAGCTCCGTGTGTCATACGGTGTAAACGGAACGCAACCATCAGACTATTATGCTTATATGAATCTTTATAAATACGGAATCATATACAATGGACAGTCAGGAATGTCAATCGTCGGAATTGCAAACCCGGACCTGAAATGGGAAAAGAACAAAACATGGAATATCGGTCTCGACCTTTCATTCATCGACCGTATCTCTGTAACATTCGACTACTATCAGCGTAAAACCAGCGACCTTATATATGACCTCCCCGTATCACAAGTCGGCGGATATTATGATGGCAATTATGGGTATACCACCCCGCAAAACATCGGTTCACTGAAGAACTCCGGTTTTGAGTTGACCATTACATCAACCAATTTCAGAAACAAGGATTTCACGTGGACCACTTCTCTGAACATGGCACACAACAGCAACAAACTGACCAAATTGGATGGCCAGCAGAATGAAATCGTATCAGGACCGCTGATTCACCGTGTAGGCGAACCTTACTATTCATACTATGTTTATGAATACGCCGGAGTCGACGCAGAGACCGGTAAAGAAATGTTCTATCTGAATGACGGAACAGAGAATGCCCGCAAGACAACTACAAATATCTCTGAAGCCAACAAAACTATTGTAGGCAAGCATCAGGCTAGTATAGAAGGCGGTCTTACCAACAACCTCAAATGGAAGTTTATCGACTTGGGCTTCACTTTCACTTATTCATTGGGTGGTGATGCTTTTGACTACTCCACTTGGCAGCACTCCAATGGCGGTTCATATCTATACGGTGGTGCCGTACCGACATACTATGACATCTCAAAGATGTGGACAGGCCCGGGCGACACGAATGCCACATTGCCTAAATTTGAATATGGAAGCGCTGCTTCACTGTCTTCACGCTGGCTGATGCCTACTGATTATCTACGTCTGAAGAACCTCACATTAGGTGTAAGCATTCCGCAAAACTATATCAGCAAGCTTGGGCTCAGCAAAGCCAGAATCTACTTCTCTGGTTCCAACCTGCTTACATGGAAGTCTAAAGACTTATTTGTAGATCCGGAAATGCGTGTAGACGGACTATGCACATTTGAGACTCCGGCATTGAGAACATATACATTCGGAATAGAATTGAATTTCTAA